The Porites lutea chromosome 7, jaPorLute2.1, whole genome shotgun sequence genome includes the window TCGAAATtacatttatatatttttaattttaaacctaTCTTTTATTTTCAGCCATGCATGTTCCTCGCGGGTTTCGCCCTTGGTTTTCTCATATTTTACGTATTTAGTCCATTGGTTTTTAAGACGCAGATTTGCTGTGGACCACATGGGAAGGCGATAGGTCAGTATTGTTGAATGGAAGTCTTCCACTTCGTCCCTTGACTTTTATAGTCATGAATTTTATGGAAGCCATTGTGGAAAAATGCCAGTTGACATCAATCcctttttgagaatttttgaccaagagagcttttcactcacgtgacgtgcaaatttattgcaacaaaacaaagttTGTTCATAAAAAAGGTTTAACGTCTATAGGACTGGCtttgggcaccaacatggccgccttttCATTGTTTGGAAAACCAATATGGCGAACGTCACGTCATGTGAAGATTGCACGATTCATGTCTTGTTACAACAACGGCTCCCAGTTTTTGAATCAATCATTgatgtaatttttctttcacagctCATATTTTGTTCAGTGCATTAGCAGGCGTGTTTGGTGGGTTTTTAGGATGTCGCTTGTACAGACTTGGTGTTTTCACAATAGGAGAGTGCTTGGGACTGGTAAGTGAAAGTCAATCACCGCAGAAGGAGTTAATTCGTCATTTTTATACCACAATTATCCAGATCATACCTGGAATCTGTCACTTTAGCATAAACTCATATTATATGTAGCATGTTATTTACTATAAACCCCTATTCGTTTGGATAGAAGGCACTCCCTAAAAAGccaaacacaggcaaattaggCCACTACCACCTCCCGCTTTTGTCTGAAACTTTGTTACAATTATAAGTAAAACAATCTGTTTCTAAAGGTCTTAAAATTTGGACGCAGAAGAGAGGTCTTAGTATCTGTAATAGCTGGCAAGACTCGTAGAGCCCGGGTCTATCTaaattttctggatccgcccctgtccgGGTACTGAAATCTAGGGTTACATTATGTGCAGTTAGTTGATATTTTAACGGGGATTTTCAGCGTTAAcgaacaattttgttttcactttgcATTTTAGATTGTTGGACTGGCAATACTTAGCAGCCCTCTTTACGAGTATTTTCACAGGTACTTACAGGAAGAGTAAGATGGCACAGTAAATTAAAAATCAGCATCCGATAATCTTTTCATTGAGTCTTATTAACTGATTTATTGGTTCGCTCTTTCCGATTGCAATCACAAACTGAGCCACAGCACGGCTTAGCAAGGTTACATCAGTCATGTTGGAAGTGGTTGTTAAGTACATTTTTGGGTCACTTCCTACCTCTAATTGGTAGCAGTGAATAGGTCCAGATAACATCTTTAACAGAGAACAAATAAGAAACGACCTGCCTGTCGAAGAAAATTTAATCCGCGCGCCACTCCCCTTCAACGCAGGAAACTTAAACTCACCTACCCCGTTTCCCCCAGAGTACTAGAGTCATAAGtgaaaaaagacagtttaactgaAGTATGCGTATTTCTTCTCCTAACAGTAATATTGCATACGCCGGACTTATGGCAGCAACCTCTCTCATGTTCGGATCACTGGCTCATTTCTATGAGAAACCAGTTGTTGTTATAGCAACATCATGTGCTGGAACATTAGCCGTGTTATACGGTAAGAGTGTAGTCTGAGTACCAGGCCTTTCTTAGGGGTGAGGGGAGAGGCGATTTtagaggaggagggggggggagggtgtggGGGAGGATCCCTCTCTTCCCCCTTTCCCCCAGCAACGTCCGATACTCAAGCTGTAAGCCTGATTTAACTTGGACAGTTCATGTGTTACAGCTTAGAACGTATCAGTGTATACTGAACATGGCTTTGTCTGCTTTTTTCCCCCTCAGGGGTTGATTATTTCTTACGGACAAGTTTTTCCGTCACAATAGAAAGTTTCCTTTTGCGAATCAAGGACGTTGTTTGGGATGGGTTAAAGTCAGAATTGTCAAATTGGACTTACAGAGCTAAAGTGCCTGCACATCTGGCAGTTCATTTTACACCCAACTGTAAGTACAAAGGTCTTTAGGGTAGCTGAAAGTTAAATGATacaacaatttgtaataaaAGCAACCTCCCATGTAATTGACTGGAATGTACTATAGTACAGGTTTCGATCTGGTTACCATCGCCACGCAATGGGAAAGAGACTGGGCCTA containing:
- the LOC140944079 gene encoding transmembrane protein 198-like, whose protein sequence is MDFDEGLNITKEATQKLLDKLVYSKHPAAVTIIEILAVVGVVIWAAGYRLIRPCMFLAGFALGFLIFYVFSPLVFKTQICCGPHGKAIAHILFSALAGVFGGFLGCRLYRLGVFTIGECLGLIVGLAILSSPLYEYFHSNIAYAGLMAATSLMFGSLAHFYEKPVVVIATSCAGTLAVLYGVDYFLRTSFSVTIESFLLRIKDVVWDGLKSELSNWTYRAKVPAHLAVHFTPNSIPMFVCWGVSTAIGVVIQYKITANNLNSGSSLLQFCNCCDRPKPDR